From one Plasmodium chabaudi chabaudi strain AS genome assembly, chromosome: 4 genomic stretch:
- a CDS encoding spindle and kinetochore-associated protein 2, putative, giving the protein MELSIDALKEKFMSMNSDIELIEMKLKDEMCKIYEDDINPLLILNDFENIKNEINKINKQLDILYERKKMGINYMHRQMQNYNFLLSLENDLNIPSKDFNTYHNSEIILNNFFYDNIKNFLLNVNYDEIKELIGLDYHQKYIENAGTNFNDELNNTMGNDMLNSKNFATDSAMFNNNDTQNAKSKDNEKKLLNNNTCGDDNKNPNDKEGAFVPIDDNTFQTVPSLIRRRAKLDDINLIYKALYDIAMKKGSCLPVERSELTQMNLQVFGQTGEAKIATLRYLKIVEVINKTGSVKLLNCAGLKKKKKRKICQFR; this is encoded by the exons ATGGAGTTGTCAATAGATGCCTTAAAAGAAAAG TTTATGAGCATGAACAGTGATATTGAACTTATAGAAATGAAGTTGAAGGATGAAATGtgtaaaatttatgaaGATGATATAAATCCACTTTTAATCTTAAAcgattttgaaaatataaaaaatgaaataaataaaataaataaacaattagACATATTGTATGAACGTAAAAAAATGGgcataaattatatgcataggcaaatgcaaaattataattttttgttaagtctagaaaatgatttaaatattcctTCAAAAGATTTTAACACTTATCATAATTCAGAAATTATACttaataactttttttatgataacattaaaaattttttattaaatgttAATTATGATGAAATTAAAGAATTGATAGGTTTAGATTATCACCAAAagtatatagaaaatgcaGGTACTAATTTTAATgatgaattaaataatactaTGGGTAATGATATGTTAAACTCCAAAAACTTTGCAACTGATTCAGCAATGTTTAACAATAATGACACCCAAAATGCAAAATCAAAAgacaatgaaaaaaaattattaaataataatacttgtggggatgataataaaaatccCAATGATAAAGAAGGTGCGTTTGTTCCAATTGACGATAACACATTTCAAACTGTTCCTTCATTAATTCGAAGAAGAGCCAAACTCGatgatattaatttaatatacaaaGCTTTATATGATATAGCCATGAAAAAGGGGAG CTGCCTTCCTGTGGAAAGATCAGAATTGACTCAAATGAACTTGCAAGTTTTTGGGCAAACAG GAGAAGCAAAAATAGCTACATTGaggtatttaaaaattgttgaaGTTATTAAcaa aACTGGCTCTGTGAAGTTATTAAATTGTGCTGgattaaagaaaaagaagaaaagaaaaatatgccAATTtaggtaa
- a CDS encoding 40S ribosomal protein S12, putative: MADAESVENNVVVEEKAVFDNITAIQKVIKNALVHDGLKIGIREVIKSIESKEAKVCFLSNVCSEPAYKKLVTALCAEKQIPLFMIDNDSKDLGQWSGLFKVDKEGNARKIIGASSVAVIDFGEESAERDFLMSQKPTAAAA; the protein is encoded by the exons atggctGACGCAGAGAGtgttgaaaataatgtagTAGTTGAGGAAAAGGCAGTTTTTGATAACATAACAGCTATCCAAAAg gttataaaaaatgcctTAGTACATGATGGATTGAAAATTGGAATAAGAGAAGTAATAAAATCAATTGAATCTAAAGAAGCCAAGGTCTGTTTCTTATCAAATGTGTGTTCAGAGCCtgcttataaaaaattagttACTGCTTTATGTGCAGAAAAACAAATCCCATTATTTATGATTGATAATGATAGTAAGGATTTAGGACAATGGTCTGGATTATTTAAAGTAGATAAAGAAGGAAATGctagaaaaattattggaGCAAGCTCTGTTGCTGTTATTGATTTTGGTGAAGAGTCAGCTGAAAGAGATTTCCTTATGTCACAAAAACCAACAGCTGCAGCTGCCTAA
- a CDS encoding cytochrome c oxidase subunit ApiCOX35, putative — translation MVPMRAHNVLKSCFDKVIGNSIGNNFLYNTSVRRLSHNNYYKGSNLFVDSSSFHYMNIEKEKCSKTNSPFLISSRNIVSSTAKKLNKNNYIENGSKEEDKFFEGEHLNRQLGGYGYPMMFIVTYDRPSWQPFWENDCDVIPRDEFGIPASIPPEVSTNIKHTYYVPPQFYMFLKKLGDDTAELKPYMTKLIQGEFTYDDYQEMFYKFAKPLKIFRKKIPVPYRSAEEMKHEENIKWQSAWYTYRQKVLAEYNVTMCLREFILYMTVGLYFAYLWLDALRQYRLDMKLFYLEAPEHKINWVKPRGDLV, via the coding sequence ATGGTACCGATGCGTGCACATAACGTGTTGAAGAGTTGCTTTGACAAAGTGATTGGCAATTCTATAGGAAATAATTTCTTATATAATACTAGTGTAAGAAGGTTATcacataataattattataaaggtagtaatttatttgtagaTAGCTCAAGCTTtcattatatgaatattgaaaaagaaaaatgtaGTAAAACAAATAGCCCGTTTTTAATAAGCTCTCGAAATATAGTTAGTAGTACagctaaaaaattaaataaaaataattatattgaaaatgGTAGTAAAGAAGaagataaattttttgaaggTGAACATTTGAATAGACAATTAGGAGGATATGGATATCCTATGATGTTTATTGTTACTTATGATAGACCAAGTTGGCAACCATTTTGGGAAAATGATTGTGATGTTATACCAAGAGATGAGTTTGGTATACCTGCTAGTATTCCTCCTGAAGTTtcaacaaatataaaacatacCTATTATGTTCCTCcacaattttatatgtttttaaaaaaattaggtGATGATACTGCTGAATTAAAACCATATATGACTAAATTAATACAAGGGGAATTTACTTATGACGATTATCAAgaaatgttttataaatttgcaaagcctttaaaaattttccgTAAAAAAATTCCAGTTCCATACAGATCGGCAGAAGAAATGAAacatgaagaaaatattaaatggCAATCAGCTTGGTATACATATAGACAAAAAGTTTTAGCTGAATATAATGTAACAATGTGTTTAAgagaatttattttatatatgacagttggattatattttgcatatttatggCTTGACGCTTTAAGGCAATATCGTCTTGATATGaagcttttttatttagagGCTCCAGagcataaaataaattgggTAAAGCCAAGGGGGGACcttgtataa
- a CDS encoding ER membrane protein complex subunit 5, putative — protein sequence MMKHFSVMITLIGLSSLLKCGHNVYLLLNAFKLGKDSIEDFTIPTPLTLQTILCALITIYGGSKLFLSFKKVEDMPKDFDNKSWDATHIRKSFRLSYNRKFFIKDYINDFLSKNV from the exons atgatgaaaCATTTTTCAGTTATGATAACCCTTATAGGGTTATCCTCCCTATTGAAATGTGGCCACAATGTTTATTTGC TACTTAATGCTTTCAAACTAGGAAAGGATAGCATCGAGGATTTTACAATTCCAACACCG CTAACACTTCAAACAATTTTATGTGCCCTCATAACAATATACGGTGGAAGTAAACTATTTCttagttttaaaaaagttgaAGATATGCCAAAAGATTTTGACaataa GTCATGGGATGCGACACATATACGGAAAAGCTTCCGCCTAAGCTACAACAGGAAATTCTTTATTAAGGATTATATTAATGACTTCTTGtctaaaaatgtttaa
- a CDS encoding T-complex protein 1 subunit beta, putative, whose protein sequence is MMNTVVPEVLKQGAQEDKGEIARLQGFVGAIAVGDLVKSTLGPRGLDKILTPLNIEGSRNHQHTVTNDGATILKSVWLDNPVSKILVDVSMQQDNKCGDGTTGVVVLAAEMLRNAEILVENKIHPQIICDGFRMALETAREALKESCFRHDINSDVFREDLLKIARTTLSSKLLTHEKNHFAELAVNAIMRIKDNLNLDLIHIIKKSGGTIKESYLEDGFILEKKIGINQPKSLTNCNVMIANTPMDTDKVKIYGTKVNVHSFEDIQDLENEEKMKMKKKVESIISHGCNVFINRQLIYNYPEQIFREHNVMTIEHSDFDGMERLANCLGAEIASTFEEGLNIKLGHCEKIEEIMIGEDKLIRFSGCKKNGACTIILRGASSHILEESERSLHDALAVLSETLKDNRIVLGAGCSEMLMSNAVDNLARTVEGKRSLAIEAYAKALRQIPTYILDNGGFDSSEIVSKIRAQHTKGNKYAGIDINNGDVGNVMELGIYESYNSKLSQITSATEAVEMILRVDDIIKCAPRQRSGV, encoded by the exons atg atGAACACAGTTGTACCTGAAGTATTGAAGCAAGGGGCTCAAGAGGACAAGGGGGAAATTGCAAGACTGCAAGGATTTGTTGGAGCAATAGCTGTTGGTGATTTAGTAAAAAGCACTTTAGGCCCTCGAGGGttagataaaatattaactcCATTAAATATAGAAGGATCAAGGAATCATCAACATACTGTAACAAATGATGGTGCTactattttaaaatcaGTTTGGTTAGATAATCCAGTATCTAAAATATTAGTAGATGTAAGTATGCAACAAGATAACAAATGTGGTGATGGTACTACAGGTGTAGTTGTTTTAGCAGCTGAGATGTTAAGAAATGCTGAAATTTTAGtcgaaaataaaatccATCCTCAAATAATTTGTGATGGTTTTCGTATGGCTTTAGAAACAGCTAGAGAAGCATTAAAAGAATCTTGCTTTCGTCATGATATAAATTCAGATGTATTTAGAGAAgacttattaaaaatagctaGAACCACTTTATCTTCAAAATTGTTAAcacatgaaaaaaatcattttgCTGAATTAGCTGTTAATGCAATTATGAGAATAaaagataatttaaatttagatttaatacatataataaaaaagagtGGAGGTACAATTAAAGAATCTTATTTAGAAGATGGTTTTATTttagaaaagaaaataggAATCAATCAACCTAAAAGTTTAACTAATTGTAATGTAATGATTGCTAATACACCTATGGATACAgataaagtaaaaatatatggaacTAAAGTAAATGTACATAGTTTTGAAGATATACAAGATTTAGAAAAcgaagaaaaaatgaaaatgaaaaaaaaagtcgAAAGTATTATATCACATGGATgtaatgtatttataaacagacagttaatttataattatccaGAACAGATATTTAGAGAGCATAATGTTATGACTATAGAACATAGTGATTTTGATGGTATGGAAAGGTTAGCTAATTGCTTAGGAGCTGAAATAGCATCTACTTTTGAAGAAggattaaatataaaattaggTCATTGTGAAAAGATAGAAGAAATTATGATTGGTGAAGATAAATTAATACGTTTTTCAGGTTGTAAAAAGAATGGTGCATGTACTATTATACTTAGAGGTGCATCTTCTCATATTTTAGAAGAAAGCGAAAGATCATTACATGATGCATTAGCTGTTCTTTCTGAAACTTTAAAGGATAACCGAATTGTTTTGGGAGCTGGATGTTCAGAAATGTTAATGAGTAATGCTGTTGATAATTTGGCAAGAACAGTTGAAGGAAAAAGAAGTTTAGCAATTGAAGCTTATGCTAAAGCTTTAAGACAAATAccaacatatatattagatAATGGTGGTTTTGATAGTTCAGAAATAGTTAGTAAAATACGTGCACAACATacaaaaggaaataaatatgctgGTATTGATATTAACAACGGGGATGTAGGAAATGTTATGGAATTAGGAATATATGAATCATACAATTCGAAACTCTCACAAATAACATCAGCTACTGAAGCAGTAGAAATGATTTTGAGAGTtgatgatataataaaatgtgcCCCCAGACAAAGAAGTGGTGTATAA
- a CDS encoding ATP-dependent Clp protease proteolytic subunit, putative, with the protein MIYLILFILLISIKNNTIETKQNLKNPNILTFINFTNTSSLETPKKRIKEKFHTQNHKWNSLTNDGILSKNIEGLNNGKNISKNLNETTTNTNNDVTKVDQGAESKIRQNVMEKMLEKIMKKKKYKKLEKLLCCNNSIKAMKKNIKLYFFKKRIIYLTDEINKKTSDELIKQLLYLDNINHNDIKIYINSPGGSINEGLAILDIFNYIKSDIQTISFGLVASMASVILASGKKGKRKSFPNCRIMIHQPLGNAFGHPHDIEIQTKEILYLKKLLYYYLSKFTNKSEETIEKHSDRDYYMNALEAKEYGIVDEVVETKLPHPYFPDLTKS; encoded by the coding sequence atgatatatttaatattgtttataCTTTTGAtctcaataaaaaataatacaattgaaacaaaacaaaactTAAAGAACCCAAACATTTTAACGttcataaattttacaaatacAAGTTCATTAGAAACcccaaaaaaaagaataaaagaaaagttTCATACTCAAAATCATAAATGGAATTCATTAACAAATGATGGCATattaagtaaaaatatagaaggtctaaataatggaaaaaatatttccaaaAATTTAAACGAGACAACCACTAATACAAACAATGATGTTACAAAAGTAGATCAAGGAGCCGAAAGTAAGATCAGACAAAATGTGatggaaaaaatgttagaaaaaataatgaaaaaaaaaaaatataaaaaattggaaaagCTATTATGTTGTAACAACAGTATTAAAgctatgaaaaaaaatataaagttatatttttttaaaaaaagaataatatatttaacagatgaaataaataaaaaaacatccGATGAACTTATTAagcaattattatatttagataatataaatcataatgatataaagatatatattaattctCCTGGTGGTTCAATAAATGAGGGCTTAGCAATTTtagatatttttaattatatcaaaTCAGATATACAAACAATTTCATTTGGTTTAGTAGCCTCAATGGCTTCAGTAATTTTAGCTAGTggtaaaaaaggaaaaagaaAGTCATTCCCAAATTGCAGAATTATGATACATCAACCACTTGGAAATGCATTTGGTCATCCTCATGATATTGAAATACAAACAAAAGAAATACTTTATCTTAAAAAACTAttatattactatttatcaaaatttacaaataaaagCGAAGAAACAATTGAAAAACATTCAGACAGagattattatatgaatgcTTTGGAAGCAAAAGAATATGGAATTGTTGATGAAGTTGTTGAAACAAAATTGCCTCATCCTTATTTTCCTGATCTAACCAAGAGTTGA
- a CDS encoding ATP synthase-associated protein, putative: MTSAPGLSFANLTLMLDLPQLPAIFFVNVKNNIKILTNEIKQNITPSEDIFYPHNRINLQNKKINKMGRVRKYSNNENWLFGNPF, translated from the coding sequence atgacgTCAGCCCCAGGATTATCCTTTGCAAACCTGACTCTTATGCTGGATTTGCCACAACTACCcgccattttttttgttaatgtaaaaaataatatcaaaatattgACAAACgaaattaaacaaaatattacacCAAGCgaagatatattttatccGCATAATAGAattaatttacaaaataaaaaaattaataaaatgggAAGAGTACGGAAATATAgcaataatgaaaattggCTGTTTGGAAATCCATTTTAG
- a CDS encoding 60S ribosomal protein L7, putative: MADRYEEKGDNEIGNNMAALKAKKAKNAAAVKKRIMKRLKDTKLANKSKRAELRQRTLKYEKEYAEERKKITELKREARKNNCFYREAEKKVVFVIRLKGVNKLPPKVKSVFRLLRLLQLHNGVFVKVNKATKEMLKIVEPYVTYGYPSLSTVRKLIYKRGYIKDGKVRRYSRKKIQNNEDISKHLGKYNIHGIEDMVYQIYTCGSVFKKVNNFLWAFKLKPPKKGFKAKRHGFNEPRPGDWGNREEHINELVNRMI; the protein is encoded by the exons atGGCA GATCGATATGAAGAAAAAGGTGATAATGAAATAGGAAATAACATGGCCGCCCTAAAGGCCAAGAAAGCTAAAAATGCTGCAGCAGTAAAGAAAAGAATTATGAAAAGATTGAAGGACACAAAATTG gcAAACAAAAGCAAACGTGCTGAATTAAGACAAAGGACATTGAAGtatgaaaaagaatatgctgaagaaaggaaaaaaataacagaATTGAAAAGAGAAGctcgaaaaaataattgctTTTATAGAGAagctgaaaaaaaagtagtTTTTGTAATAAGATTAAAGGGTGTTAACAAATTACCACCAAAAGTAAAAAGTGTATTTCGCTTATTAAGATTATTACAACTACATAATGGAGTATTTGTTAAAGTAAATAAAGCTACAAAAGAGATGCTAAAAATAGTTGAACCATATGTCACATATGGATATCCATCATTATCCACTGTtagaaaattaatatataaaagaggATATATAAAGGATGGAAAAGTACGTAGATATtctagaaaaaaaattcaaaacaATGAAGATATTTCAAAACATTTaggtaaatataatatacatggTATTGAAGATATGGTTTACCAAATATATACTTGTGGAtctgtttttaaaaaagtaaacaATTTCTTATGGGCATTCAAATTAAAACCACCCAAGAAAGGATTCAAAGCAAAACGACATGGATTTAATGAACCAAGACCTGGAGATTGGGGAAACAGAGAAGAACATATTAATGAGTTGGTTAATAGAATGATTTAA
- a CDS encoding microtubule-associated protein RP/EB family, putative: protein MHEGKETFSFGNMDSGFVVSRKELIEWVNSFLKLNITKIEQCSNGAIYIQLLDILFPNKSVLHKAKWNAKMEYECIVNYKLIQSVFNKFGIKKDMDVDKLIKGKYQDNLEFLQWFKAFFERIVDYNNEQVANYDAMERRKICILGERGDYKLLNNYMPDWAKVDLNLIKDKIVANNSKKNTDHIPNTYQNMNTTNLIPTSSSSANIQSNTNTKNSQATNNIHSHNNRSRSLSRKDLKRNEKPNNLASTTIKYNNSHISKDISFQKKKLSTIVTDTNKTNNRLSILNKLTSQSSMSSYYNKNSISENSKDNISLIEQNKKLKNLLENKNQEIILLQNKLHEEQSEKKIILFEKNFYYNKLRFLELLCHQTSSDSILINDIHQIIYARENTYFHQTISSQNHEEVHDDGNNNGLTQNNNDCTEQYGMENVEQTAIGSPIE from the coding sequence atgcaTGAAGGGAAAGAGACATTTTCATTTGGGAACATGGATTCGGGATTTGTTGTAAGTCGAAAAGAGTTGATAGAATGGGTCAACAGCTttctaaaattaaatattacaaaaattgAACAATGCTCAAATGGAGccatttatatacaattattaGATATCTTATTTCCAAATAAATCGGTTTTACATAAAGCAAAATGGAATGCCAAAATGGAATATGAATGTATAGTAAACTATAAACTAATACAAAgtgtttttaataaattcggaataaaaaaagatatggATGTAGATAAACTtataaaaggaaaatatcaAGATAATTTAGAATTTCTACAATGGTTTAAAGCATTTTTTGAAAGAATTGttgattataataatgaacaaGTGGCTAATTATGATGCTATGGAAAGacgaaaaatatgtatattaggAGAAAGAGGAGATTATAAACTTTTAAATAACTATATGCCAGATTGGGCAAAAGTTGATTTAAATCTTATAAAAGACAAAATTGTCGCAAATAattccaaaaaaaatactgaCCATATACCTAATACAtatcaaaatatgaacacTACAAACTTAATTCCAACTTCAAGCAGTTCAGCAAATATCCAGTCTAATactaatacaaaaaatagcCAAGCTACAAATAATATCCATTCTCATAATAATCGTAGTAGAAGTTTAAGTAGAAAAgatttaaaaagaaatgaaaaaccTAATAATTTAGCTAGTACAACTATTAAGTATAATAACTCTCATATTTCTAAAGACATAagttttcaaaaaaaaaaattatcaacaATTGTAACGGATACTAATAAGACAAACAATCGATTGTCTATTCTAAACAAATTAACTTCTCAAAGTTCTATGTCttcttattataataaaaatagtatatctgaaaattcaaaagataatatatcattaattgagcaaaataaaaaattaaaaaatttattggaaaataaaaatcaagaaattatattattacaaaataagTTGCATGAAGAACaatctgaaaaaaaaattattttgtttgaaaaaaatttttattataataagtTAAGATTTTTAGAATTATTATGTCATCAAACAAGTAGTGATTCAATACTCATAAATGATATacatcaaataatatatgcacgAGAAAACACCTACTTTCATCAAACAATCTCGTCACAAAACCATGAAGAAGTTCATGATGATGGAAATAACAACGGGCTTACCCAAAACAACAATGACTGCACTGAGCAGTATGGAATGGAAAATGTCGAACAAACCGCCATCGGTTCTCCCATAGAATAA
- a CDS encoding 40S ribosomal protein S23, putative has product MGSGKPSGLRSARKLRIRRRTQRWADKGYKKSHLGTRWKSNPFRGSSHAKGIVVEKVAIEAKQPNSAYRKCVRVQLIKNGKKITAFVPGDGCLNFIDENDEVLVSGFGRSGHSVGDLPGVKFKVVKVARVSLLALFKEKKEKPRS; this is encoded by the exons ATGGGATCAG GAAAACCTAGTGGATTAAGGTCAGCAAGAAAACTTCGAATAAGAAGAAGAACACAAAGATGGGCAGACAAGGGATACAAAAAATCCCATTTAGGAACTAGATGGAAGTCTAACCCATTTAGAGGAAGTTCTCACGCTAAGGGAATTGTTGTCGAAAAAGTCGCTATTGAAGCTAAACAg CCAAACTCTGCATACAGAAAATGTGTTAGAGTACAATTAATCAAAAATGGTAAGAAGATCACCGCTTTCGTTCCTGGAGATGGttgtttaaattttattgatGAAAACGATGAAGTTTTAGTTTCAGGATTTGGTAGAAGTGGGCACTCAGTTGGTGATTTGCCTGGTGTTAAATTTAAAGTTGTTAAAGTAGCAAGAGTATCTTTATTAGctttatttaaagaaaagaaagaaaaaccAAGATCATAa
- a CDS encoding FAD-dependent glycerol-3-phosphate dehydrogenase, putative, producing the protein MLKKVLVGGGGLGMISVGGVYLLKVNFHKNMIDKDVTYKYSPIPSRSEMVNRLKSNQYDILIIGGGATGAGLALDCATRGIKCALIDRNDFSSGTSSKSTKLLHGGIRYLENAVKKLDISELYFVWEALGERAHAMKIAPFMSRPVPILMPIYKLWQVPYFAYNIKIYDLLADLVCYFDKGVPNSMYIQKQNTLDQFPLLHQDELKGSLVYYDGQHNDTRMNLNLVLTSAIDDYVPGQVGATVCNHMEVISFIMDENNQKIIGVRALDKMNNKEIEIYAKVIINATGPQGDIIRKMADENSRPIIQVSVGCHFILPKWYSSKNNGMIIPKTSDGRVLFLLPWENSTIVGTTDEQRPLVDHPKIDPKDTEFLATELSKYINVSPEEIKNDIKAAWCGFRPLVYDSKKQKKNNNNENSDEVTTHEISRSHEIIEDDNGLISILGGKWTIYRKMAQDTIDYVISKHSDKIQNKNECRTKFLMLIGSHDENGNLNQEDLTFGCSKLGKKLVDKYSEIDYETANYLVSNYGYLSEKVCEIANELKLFNKLDQSKPYIEAEIVYASRYEFANTISDVIGRRFRLGFIDSNAANQVINKVANLMKDELNWSKDQMNKNIEEAKSYIDSLSLQQ; encoded by the coding sequence ATGCTGAAGAAGGTTCTGGTCGGAGGGGGTGGTCTCGGCATGATATCCGTTGGAGGTGTTTACCTTCTCAAGGTAAACTTTCACAAGAACATGATTGATAAGGATGTGACATATAAGTATAGTCCAATTCCTAGTAGATCTGAAATGGTAAACAGATTAAAATCAAATcaatatgatatattaataataggTGGTGGAGCAACAGGAGCAGGATTAGCTTTAGATTGTGCAACAAGAGGTATAAAATGTGCTCTAATTGATAGAAACGATTTTTCAAGTGGAACATCTTCAAAGTCGACTAAATTATTACATGGTGGTATTAGATATTTAGAAAATGCAGTAAAGAAATTAGATATATCcgaattatattttgtttggGAAGCTTTAGGTGAAAGAGCTCATGCAATGAAGATTGCACCGTTTATGTCTCGACCTGTTCCAATATTAATgcctatatataaattatggcAAGTTCCatattttgcatataatataaaaatatatgatttattaGCTGATTTAGTTtgttattttgataaaggTGTACCTAATTCGatgtatatacaaaaacaaaatacgTTGGATCAATTCCCTTTGCTACATCAAGATGAATTAAAAGGTTCTTTGGTATACTATGATGGACAACATAACGACACAAGaatgaatttaaatttagTATTAACAAGTGCAATAGATGATTATGTACCGGGTCAAGTCGGAGCTACTGTATGCAATCATATGGAAGTTATAAGTTTCATAATggatgaaaataatcaaaaaataataggtGTTAGAGCATTagataaaatgaataacaaagaaattgaaatatatgcaaaagTTATTATTAATGCTACAGGACCACAAGGAGATATTATTCGAAAAATGGCTGATGAAAATAGTAGACCTATAATACAAGTATCAGTAGGTtgccattttattttacccAAATGGTATTCATCTAAAAATAACGGTATGATTATTCCTAAGACTAGTGATGGTAGagtattatttcttttaccTTGGGAAAATAGTACCATCGTTGGAACAACTGATGAGCAACGTCCATTAGTAGATCATCCAAAGATTGATCCCAAAGATACCGAATTTTTAGCAACTGAATTatctaaatatattaatgtttctcctgaagaaataaaaaatgatattaaagCTGCTTGGTGTGGATTCCGACCTTTAGTTTATGattcaaaaaaacaaaaaaaaaataataacaatgaGAATTCAGATGAAGTTACAACACATGAAATATCGAGAAGCCATGAAATTATCGAAGATGATAATGGATTAATCAGTATATTAGGAGGGAAATGGACTATATATAGAAAGATGGCTCAAGATACTATAGACTATGTTATATCAAAACATAGtgataaaatacaaaataaaaatgaatgcagaaccaaatttttaatgttaATTGGTAGTCATGatgaaaatggaaatttAAATCAAGAAGATTTAACATTTGGATGTAGTAAATTAGGAAAAAAACTTGTTGATAAATATTCTGAAATTGATTATGAAACTGCAAACTATTTAGTATCAAATTATGGATATTTATCTGAAAAGGTTTGTGAAATAGctaatgaattaaaattatttaataaacttGATCAATCAAAACCATATATAGAAGCTGAAATTGTATATGCAAGTAGATATGAATTTGCCAATACTATTTCTGATGTCATTGGAAGAAGATTTAGATTAGGTTTTATTGATAGCAATGCTGCAAATCAAGTAATAAACAAAGTTGCTAATTTAATGAAAGACGAATTAAACTGGTCTAAAGatcaaatgaataaaaatatcgaaGAAGCAAAATCTTACATCGACTCATTATCTTTACAACAATAA